A part of Agromyces protaetiae genomic DNA contains:
- a CDS encoding UDP-N-acetylglucosamine--N-acetylmuramyl-(pentapeptide) pyrophosphoryl-undecaprenol N-acetylglucosamine transferase codes for MTTYLLAGGGTAGHVNPLLAVADRLRDRDPSAVVVVLGTAEGLESRLVPARGYELLTIAKVPFPRRPNKAAAAFPARFKRSIDDVRRIIVERGVDVVVGFGGYVSTPAYLAARRAGVPVVIHEANARPGLANRLGARFALATGIAFPGTPLPRAEVVGMPLRREIESLDRAATRAEAAAFFGLDAERPVLLVTGGSLGARRINATVRRSAEALVATGWQVLHITGASSEVDDPGLPGYRMVEYVDRMDLALALADAAVSRAGAATVSELAALGIPAVYVPYPVGNGEQRFNAAPVVAAGGGVLVDDAAFVPAWVDAELVPLLADRVQVASMSDAAASAGFRDGTARFVALVDRAVGGGARGGAEDA; via the coding sequence ATGACGACCTACCTCCTCGCCGGCGGCGGCACCGCCGGCCATGTGAACCCCCTGCTCGCGGTCGCCGACCGGCTGCGCGACCGCGATCCGTCGGCCGTGGTGGTCGTGCTCGGCACGGCCGAGGGACTCGAGTCGCGGCTGGTGCCGGCACGCGGGTACGAACTGCTGACGATCGCGAAGGTTCCGTTCCCGCGCCGTCCGAACAAGGCCGCCGCGGCGTTCCCGGCGCGATTCAAGCGCTCGATCGACGATGTGCGGCGCATCATCGTCGAGCGCGGCGTCGACGTCGTCGTCGGGTTCGGCGGCTACGTCTCGACGCCCGCCTACCTCGCTGCGCGTCGCGCGGGCGTCCCCGTCGTGATCCACGAGGCGAACGCACGGCCGGGGCTCGCGAACCGGCTGGGCGCGCGCTTCGCCCTCGCCACGGGCATCGCATTCCCCGGAACCCCGCTGCCGCGCGCCGAGGTCGTCGGCATGCCGCTCCGCCGCGAGATCGAGTCGCTCGACCGTGCCGCGACCCGCGCTGAAGCGGCCGCGTTCTTCGGCCTCGACGCCGAACGACCGGTGCTCCTCGTGACAGGCGGCTCGCTCGGCGCACGTCGCATCAACGCGACGGTGCGGCGGAGCGCCGAGGCGCTCGTCGCGACGGGTTGGCAGGTGCTCCACATCACGGGCGCGTCGAGCGAGGTCGACGACCCGGGACTGCCCGGCTATCGCATGGTCGAGTACGTCGACCGCATGGACCTCGCCCTCGCCCTCGCCGACGCGGCAGTCTCGCGCGCGGGCGCGGCGACGGTGAGCGAACTCGCGGCGCTCGGCATCCCGGCCGTCTACGTCCCGTACCCCGTCGGCAACGGGGAGCAGCGGTTCAACGCCGCTCCCGTCGTCGCGGCGGGTGGCGGAGTGCTCGTCGACGACGCTGCGTTCGTGCCCGCATGGGTCGACGCCGAACTCGTTCCGCTCCTCGCGGATCGGGTACAGGTCGCTTCGATGTCGGATGCCGCGGCGTCGGCCGGGTTCCGCGACGGCACGGCGCGCTTCGTCGCGCTCGTCGACCGCGCGGTCGGCGGGGGAGCCCGCGGCGGGGCCGAAGACGCGTAA
- the ftsW gene encoding putative lipid II flippase FtsW: protein MARQPKPPPKTSLAGDPSTARRAKTAERVPGTSNAADASSGVAAARIRLGRVFRAESGAYFMLLGTTLFLVVFGLIMVLSSSLVQSKIEEDNFLSQAGRQSLYALIGVPLMLFAGRVPERLWMKAAWPALIISCFMQLLVVATPLGVEIGGNTNWLAIGSFSIQPSEMIKVALVMWLGLIVTKKQDRMGDFVHGIMPILLVGGGAIGLVLVGGDLGTVMIMAAMLFGALFLIGVRLRLLFLPIALGAIGMWLVAISSESRMKRISAFLQENCTSINTEDCWQVVHGTFALANGGIFGVGLGNSAAKWSWLPAADNDFIFAIIGEELGLIGATVVIVMFVLLAIAFARVLRIAATPFGKTVTAAVSVWVIVQAFVNIAVVLKLLPTLGVPLPLVSAGGSALLTTLFAIGIVLSVARDPEASARQAARAEARRVAKATGARNQKAGAAR, encoded by the coding sequence ATGGCGAGGCAGCCGAAGCCGCCCCCGAAGACGAGCCTCGCGGGGGATCCGTCGACGGCTCGACGCGCGAAGACGGCTGAGCGGGTGCCGGGAACGAGCAACGCGGCCGACGCGTCGAGCGGCGTCGCGGCAGCGCGCATCCGCCTCGGACGGGTCTTCCGTGCCGAGTCGGGCGCATACTTCATGCTCCTCGGGACGACGCTCTTCCTCGTCGTCTTCGGACTCATCATGGTGCTCTCGTCTTCGCTCGTGCAGTCGAAGATCGAAGAGGACAACTTCCTGAGCCAAGCCGGGAGGCAGAGCCTCTACGCGCTCATCGGCGTGCCGCTCATGCTGTTCGCGGGCCGGGTGCCCGAACGCTTGTGGATGAAGGCGGCGTGGCCGGCACTCATCATCTCGTGCTTCATGCAGCTGCTCGTCGTGGCGACGCCCCTCGGCGTCGAGATCGGCGGCAACACGAACTGGCTCGCGATCGGGTCGTTCAGCATCCAGCCGTCCGAGATGATCAAGGTCGCGCTCGTCATGTGGCTCGGGCTCATCGTCACGAAGAAGCAAGACCGGATGGGCGACTTCGTGCACGGCATCATGCCGATCCTGCTCGTCGGCGGCGGTGCCATCGGACTCGTGCTCGTCGGCGGCGACCTCGGCACGGTCATGATCATGGCGGCGATGCTCTTCGGCGCGCTCTTCCTCATCGGCGTGCGGCTGCGACTGCTCTTCCTGCCGATCGCGCTGGGCGCGATCGGCATGTGGCTCGTCGCGATCTCGAGCGAAAGCCGGATGAAGCGCATCTCGGCGTTCCTGCAGGAGAACTGCACCTCGATCAACACCGAAGACTGCTGGCAGGTCGTGCACGGCACGTTCGCCCTAGCGAACGGCGGCATCTTCGGCGTCGGGCTCGGCAACTCGGCGGCGAAGTGGTCGTGGCTGCCTGCGGCCGACAACGACTTCATCTTCGCGATCATCGGCGAAGAGCTCGGACTCATCGGCGCGACCGTCGTCATCGTCATGTTCGTCCTCCTCGCGATCGCGTTCGCGCGCGTGCTGCGCATCGCGGCGACGCCGTTCGGGAAGACCGTGACGGCGGCGGTCTCGGTCTGGGTCATCGTGCAGGCGTTCGTCAACATCGCCGTCGTGCTGAAGCTCCTCCCGACACTCGGCGTGCCGCTGCCGCTCGTCTCAGCGGGCGGTTCGGCGCTCCTCACGACCCTCTTCGCGATCGGCATCGTCCTGTCGGTCGCACGCGACCCCGAGGCATCCGCCCGCCAGGCCGCGCGCGCCGAAGCGCGTCGCGTCGCGAAGGCGACGGGTGCCCGCAACCAGAAAGCCGGCGCCGCTCGATGA
- the murD gene encoding UDP-N-acetylmuramoyl-L-alanine--D-glutamate ligase, with product MTDASSTTDASAASRLDGLTSWHADWSGLKVAVLGLGVTGFAVADTLTELGADVLVLAPARDDDRARILEVIGAKLVTDPLETVPRELVGFGAELVVASPGFPPSHPVLEWARANGVPVWGDIELAWRVRDKVNAGEWVLVTGTNGKTTTVQLTATLLAANGLRAAPCGNIGVPVLDAVRDPSGFDVFVVELSSFQLHHMPTTGPGAVHPWASVVLNLADDHLDWHGSPEAYAAAKAKVYENVKVACVYNRADDATRRMVEDAEVEEGARAIGFGLDAPGPSDFGVVDGILVDRAFLEERRTAAFEITTRDELAPRGLDAPHIVANILAASALVRSLDVPVAVVHDALLDFRLDAHRIETVALAGGIRWIDDSKATNPHAAEASLKAFGKVVWIVGGLLKGVDADALVASHVGRLRAAIVIGRDRTALVSAFARHAPELPLFEVVAGQTEEVMPEAVALAAAVAEEGDTVLLAPAAASMDQFADYADRGRRFHDAVHSMLGGAADGEAAEAAPEDEPRGGSVDGSTREDG from the coding sequence ATGACGGATGCTTCGAGCACGACGGATGCCTCGGCCGCGTCGCGTCTCGACGGACTCACCAGCTGGCACGCCGACTGGAGCGGGCTCAAGGTCGCCGTCCTCGGCCTCGGCGTGACCGGCTTCGCCGTCGCCGACACCCTCACCGAGCTCGGCGCGGACGTGCTCGTGCTCGCGCCCGCGCGCGACGACGACCGTGCGCGCATCCTCGAGGTCATCGGGGCGAAGCTCGTGACCGATCCGCTCGAGACCGTGCCCCGAGAGCTCGTCGGGTTCGGCGCCGAACTGGTCGTGGCGTCGCCCGGGTTCCCGCCGAGTCATCCGGTGCTCGAATGGGCCCGTGCGAACGGCGTGCCCGTGTGGGGCGACATCGAGCTCGCGTGGCGCGTGCGCGACAAGGTCAACGCGGGCGAGTGGGTGCTCGTGACGGGCACGAACGGCAAGACGACGACCGTGCAGCTCACGGCGACGCTCCTCGCGGCCAACGGCCTCCGCGCGGCGCCGTGCGGCAACATCGGCGTGCCGGTGCTCGACGCCGTGCGCGACCCGTCGGGCTTCGACGTCTTCGTCGTGGAACTCTCGAGCTTCCAGCTCCACCACATGCCGACGACGGGGCCCGGTGCCGTCCATCCGTGGGCGAGCGTCGTGCTGAACCTCGCCGACGACCACCTCGACTGGCACGGTTCGCCCGAGGCGTACGCCGCTGCGAAGGCCAAGGTCTACGAGAACGTCAAGGTCGCATGCGTCTACAACCGCGCCGACGATGCCACTCGCCGCATGGTCGAGGACGCCGAGGTCGAAGAGGGCGCTCGCGCGATCGGGTTCGGGCTCGACGCTCCGGGCCCGAGCGACTTCGGCGTCGTCGACGGCATCCTCGTCGACCGCGCCTTCCTCGAAGAACGCCGGACCGCCGCCTTCGAGATCACGACACGCGACGAACTCGCACCGCGCGGACTCGATGCGCCGCACATCGTCGCCAACATCCTCGCGGCGTCCGCGCTCGTCCGTTCGCTCGACGTGCCCGTCGCGGTCGTGCACGACGCCCTCCTCGACTTCCGGCTCGACGCGCACCGCATCGAGACGGTGGCGCTGGCGGGAGGCATCCGCTGGATCGACGACTCGAAGGCGACGAATCCGCACGCCGCCGAGGCATCCTTGAAAGCCTTCGGCAAGGTCGTCTGGATCGTGGGCGGCCTTTTGAAGGGCGTCGACGCCGACGCGCTCGTCGCATCGCACGTCGGGAGGCTGCGCGCCGCGATCGTCATCGGGCGCGACCGCACGGCACTCGTCTCGGCCTTCGCGCGACACGCACCCGAGCTGCCGCTCTTCGAGGTCGTCGCCGGTCAGACTGAAGAGGTCATGCCCGAGGCGGTGGCCCTCGCGGCGGCCGTGGCCGAGGAAGGCGATACCGTCCTCCTCGCACCGGCGGCCGCGTCGATGGACCAGTTCGCCGACTACGCCGACCGAGGCCGGCGGTTCCACGATGCGGTCCACTCGATGCTCGGAGGTGCAGCCGATGGCGAGGCAGCCGAAGCCGCCCCCGAAGACGAGCCTCGCGGGGGATCCGTCGACGGCTCGACGCGCGAAGACGGCTGA
- the mraY gene encoding phospho-N-acetylmuramoyl-pentapeptide-transferase, whose protein sequence is MRALLTAGALSLAFTLFLTPLFIRLFTKLGWGQFIRDDGPQSHHVKRGTPTMGGIIFILGTLFGYFTATLLVSNEPPTASGLLVLFMMVGLGVVGFVDDFLKTRKKQSLGLGGWAKVAGQVVIAGAFAILAIQFPNAQNETPASTKISFIRDLPLDFMVFGTVVGIGLYILWITFLTAAASNGVNVTDGLDGLAGGASIVAIGSFIVIGFWQFNQSCFGANLNPSDEYRCYEVRDPLDLAIVATAIVGGLVGFLWWNTNPAHIYMGDTGSLALGGALAALAILSRTELLLVLIGGLFVIETGSVIVQRAYFKLTGGKRIFLMSPIHHHFELKGWAEVTIVVRFWIIAGLLAAAGVGSFYFEWLQR, encoded by the coding sequence GTGAGGGCACTGCTGACGGCCGGAGCACTGTCGCTCGCGTTCACGCTGTTCCTGACCCCGCTCTTCATCCGCCTCTTCACGAAGCTCGGGTGGGGGCAGTTCATCCGCGACGACGGTCCGCAGAGCCACCACGTGAAGCGAGGCACGCCCACGATGGGCGGCATCATCTTCATCCTGGGCACGCTCTTCGGCTACTTCACGGCGACGCTCCTCGTCTCCAACGAGCCTCCGACCGCGTCGGGCCTCCTCGTGCTGTTCATGATGGTCGGCCTCGGCGTCGTCGGGTTCGTCGACGACTTCCTGAAGACCCGCAAGAAGCAGAGCCTCGGGCTCGGCGGCTGGGCGAAGGTCGCCGGCCAGGTCGTCATCGCGGGCGCGTTCGCGATCCTCGCGATCCAGTTCCCGAACGCGCAGAACGAGACCCCCGCCTCGACGAAGATCTCCTTCATCCGCGATCTGCCGCTCGACTTCATGGTGTTCGGCACGGTCGTCGGCATCGGCCTCTACATCCTGTGGATCACATTCCTCACGGCGGCGGCGTCGAACGGCGTCAACGTGACCGACGGCCTCGACGGCCTCGCGGGCGGCGCCTCGATCGTCGCGATCGGCTCGTTCATCGTCATCGGCTTCTGGCAGTTCAACCAATCGTGCTTCGGGGCCAACCTGAACCCCTCCGACGAGTACCGCTGCTACGAGGTGCGCGATCCGCTCGATCTCGCCATCGTGGCGACGGCGATCGTGGGCGGGCTCGTCGGATTCCTCTGGTGGAACACGAACCCCGCGCACATCTACATGGGCGACACGGGCTCGCTCGCGCTCGGCGGAGCGCTCGCGGCGCTCGCGATCCTCAGCCGCACCGAACTGCTGCTCGTCCTCATCGGCGGCCTCTTCGTCATCGAGACCGGCTCGGTCATCGTGCAGCGCGCGTACTTCAAGCTCACGGGCGGCAAACGCATCTTCCTCATGAGTCCCATCCACCATCACTTCGAGCTGAAGGGGTGGGCCGAGGTGACGATCGTCGTGCGCTTCTGGATCATCGCGGGCCTCCTCGCGGCCGCGGGCGTCGGCAGCTTCTACTTCGAATGGCTCCAGCGATGA
- a CDS encoding UDP-N-acetylmuramoyl-tripeptide--D-alanyl-D-alanine ligase, whose protein sequence is MIALTLAEIAEATGGQLVTAGTDATGDTVVGGAVTTDSREIEPGWVFFAKPGEFDDGHRFAPSAVERGAALLVVEHVLDLPVPQIVVADSVEALGALATEVVRRVRAHGVLKVVGVTGSNGKTTTKNLLREILAAHGRTVASRKSFNNEVGGPITALELRDDTEYLVAEMGASAVGEIARLVKMAHPDVGIVLKVGLAHAGEFGGIEQTVRAKAEMVTDLEASDVAVLNADDPRVASMAPLTNARVVWFGLGESADVRATDIVVHARGTEFTVTVPGGASARVEFGVLGEHHIMNALAATAASLELGLALPDIVAALERVTLAERWRMQVMGGRDDITIVNDAYNASPDSMSAALKTLAQIKRDGARTIAVLGEMSELGEYSGEEHDRIGLLAVRLGISQLVVVGPGARRLHISTINEGSWDGESAYVETADEAFDLVAASVRPGDTVLVKSSNSAGLRFLGDRLGEWFA, encoded by the coding sequence ATGATCGCCCTCACCCTCGCCGAGATCGCGGAGGCGACGGGCGGCCAGCTCGTCACGGCCGGCACGGATGCCACGGGCGACACGGTCGTCGGCGGCGCCGTCACGACCGACTCCCGCGAGATCGAGCCCGGCTGGGTGTTCTTCGCGAAGCCCGGCGAGTTCGACGACGGCCACCGGTTCGCACCTTCGGCCGTCGAGCGCGGCGCAGCCCTCCTCGTCGTGGAGCACGTGCTCGACCTGCCCGTGCCCCAGATCGTCGTGGCCGACAGCGTCGAGGCGCTCGGCGCCCTCGCGACCGAGGTCGTGCGGCGCGTGCGTGCGCACGGCGTGCTCAAGGTCGTCGGCGTCACGGGCTCGAACGGCAAGACGACGACGAAGAACCTGCTCCGCGAGATCCTCGCGGCCCACGGCCGCACCGTCGCCTCTCGCAAGTCGTTCAACAACGAGGTCGGCGGCCCGATCACGGCGCTCGAACTCCGCGACGACACCGAATACCTCGTCGCCGAGATGGGCGCATCGGCCGTCGGCGAGATCGCCCGCCTCGTGAAGATGGCCCACCCCGACGTCGGCATCGTGCTCAAGGTGGGGCTGGCCCACGCGGGCGAGTTCGGAGGCATCGAGCAGACCGTGCGCGCGAAGGCCGAGATGGTCACCGATCTCGAGGCATCCGATGTCGCCGTGCTCAACGCCGACGATCCCCGCGTCGCCTCGATGGCCCCGCTCACGAACGCGCGTGTCGTCTGGTTCGGACTCGGCGAGAGCGCCGACGTTCGCGCGACCGATATCGTCGTGCATGCGCGCGGCACCGAGTTCACGGTCACCGTGCCGGGCGGGGCATCCGCTCGCGTCGAGTTCGGGGTCCTCGGCGAGCACCACATCATGAACGCGCTCGCGGCGACCGCAGCGTCGCTCGAACTCGGGCTCGCCCTGCCCGACATCGTCGCCGCCCTCGAGCGCGTGACGCTCGCCGAGCGCTGGCGCATGCAGGTCATGGGCGGCCGCGACGACATCACGATCGTGAACGACGCCTACAACGCGAGCCCCGACTCGATGTCGGCCGCGCTCAAGACCCTCGCGCAGATCAAGCGCGACGGCGCCCGCACGATCGCCGTGCTCGGCGAGATGAGCGAGCTGGGGGAGTACTCGGGCGAAGAGCACGACCGCATCGGCCTCCTCGCGGTGCGGCTCGGCATCTCGCAGCTCGTCGTCGTCGGGCCCGGCGCGAGGCGCCTGCACATCTCGACGATCAACGAAGGATCGTGGGACGGCGAGTCCGCCTACGTCGAGACCGCCGACGAGGCGTTCGACCTCGTCGCGGCCTCGGTGCGCCCGGGCGATACGGTACTGGTGAAATCGTCGAACTCGGCGGGTCTCCGCTTCCTCGGCGACAGATTGGGAGAATGGTTCGCATGA
- a CDS encoding Mur ligase family protein has protein sequence MTGTPATALRPQHPSARALRGLADEFGLDVRGDLEHLEVTGVTLSSKAVRPGDLYVGLPGRNVHGASFAGDATERGAVAILTDASGAALAAETAPGLPVLVTDDARAALGPVARWIFRTDDNAATLFAVTGTNGKTSVVYLLYGILDQLGLTAGLTSTAERRIGDEAVTSSLTTPEASELHALLARARELEARAIGIEVSAQALSRHRVDGVVFDVAGFTNLTHDHFDDYASFEEYYLAKRELFEPERSKRAVVTVDSEWGKRLASEVRIPVTTLTTDPEVAADWRVTVGAETATHTDFVLEGPGGQRLETRVPLLGWYMAANAALAIVMLVESGIDLDRIAHALRRDGGIRAYIPGRAERVSGERGPLVYIDYGHSPDAFLQTLGAIRRFVEGKLIMLFGADGDRDTTKRAEMGAIAARGADVVVITDFHPRTEDPAAIRAALIAGAREAVPGREIHEVADPRAAFRAALALAGEGDAILYAGPGHEDYHEVNGVKIPYSARDDARQALREAGWAE, from the coding sequence GTGACCGGAACGCCTGCGACGGCTCTCCGGCCGCAGCATCCGAGCGCCCGGGCGCTTCGGGGGCTCGCCGACGAGTTCGGCCTCGACGTCCGAGGCGATCTCGAACACCTCGAAGTGACGGGCGTCACGCTGTCGTCGAAGGCCGTGCGGCCCGGCGACCTGTACGTCGGCCTCCCAGGTCGCAACGTGCACGGCGCGTCGTTCGCTGGAGATGCGACTGAGCGCGGCGCGGTCGCGATTCTGACGGATGCCTCGGGCGCGGCCCTTGCCGCCGAAACCGCCCCCGGCCTGCCGGTGCTCGTGACCGACGATGCGCGTGCGGCGCTCGGCCCGGTGGCGCGGTGGATCTTCCGCACCGACGACAACGCGGCCACCCTCTTCGCGGTCACCGGCACGAACGGGAAGACGAGCGTCGTCTACCTCCTCTACGGCATCCTCGACCAGCTCGGCCTCACGGCGGGCCTCACGTCGACCGCCGAGCGCCGGATCGGCGACGAGGCCGTCACGAGCTCGCTCACGACGCCCGAGGCGAGCGAACTGCACGCGCTCCTCGCGCGTGCCCGCGAGCTCGAGGCGCGCGCGATCGGCATCGAGGTGTCGGCACAGGCGCTCTCCCGGCACCGCGTGGACGGCGTCGTGTTCGACGTCGCGGGGTTCACGAACCTCACCCACGACCACTTCGACGACTACGCGTCGTTCGAGGAGTACTACCTCGCCAAGCGCGAGCTGTTCGAGCCCGAGCGCTCCAAGCGCGCCGTCGTGACGGTCGACTCCGAGTGGGGCAAGCGGCTCGCGTCCGAGGTCCGCATTCCCGTCACGACCCTCACGACCGACCCAGAGGTCGCCGCCGACTGGCGCGTGACGGTCGGCGCCGAGACCGCGACCCACACCGACTTCGTGCTCGAGGGCCCGGGCGGACAGCGGCTCGAGACCCGCGTGCCGCTCCTCGGCTGGTACATGGCCGCGAACGCGGCGCTCGCGATCGTGATGCTCGTCGAGAGCGGCATCGACCTCGACCGGATCGCCCACGCGCTGAGGCGTGACGGCGGCATCCGCGCCTACATCCCCGGGCGCGCCGAGCGCGTGTCGGGTGAGCGCGGCCCGCTCGTCTACATCGACTACGGCCACAGCCCCGACGCGTTCCTGCAGACGCTCGGCGCCATCCGCCGGTTCGTCGAGGGAAAGCTCATCATGCTCTTCGGCGCCGACGGCGACCGCGACACGACGAAGCGCGCCGAGATGGGCGCGATCGCTGCTCGCGGCGCCGACGTCGTCGTCATCACCGACTTCCACCCGCGCACCGAAGACCCCGCGGCGATCCGCGCCGCGCTCATCGCGGGTGCACGTGAAGCGGTGCCGGGTCGCGAGATCCACGAGGTCGCCGACCCCCGCGCGGCCTTCCGCGCCGCGCTCGCGCTCGCGGGCGAGGGCGACGCGATCCTCTATGCGGGCCCCGGACACGAGGACTACCACGAGGTGAACGGCGTGAAGATCCCCTACTCTGCACGAGACGACGCCCGGCAGGCGCTGCGCGAAGCGGGGTGGGCCGAATGA
- a CDS encoding peptidoglycan D,D-transpeptidase FtsI family protein, translated as MRRVIVTGFALVALVGVFLVRLVDIQVVRAAEFNEQAEDVRSRTTPVWGERGEIVDATGTVLADSVMRYDIVLSPKQARSKQSGTPEVLTEYAGELGGVLGMKPEDIIGIIDSKLAEDPDSDYAYVKKQVDTDVYEKVRALKVPWVYTEEHPGRRYPNGAVAGNLLGFMGDEGEAQAGLELAEDQCLAGSDGELSQLRSLSDWVTIPGSERVVKQAKNGGTLKLTIDADLQFAVQRIAEAQVQATQADWATVTVMEAKTGKILAIADVPTVDPNNPTGVDAVNRGSRAFTAPYEPGSTFKALTAASVVDAGKSEPGVIAGYRIKPDGADINDSFYHDDERYTLTGVLIDSSNTGMSLFGERLTSQQRYDYMKKFGLGEASEVGFPGEETGDLHGGPELWDSEAQTRYATMFGQGLTTTAVQIASVYQTIANGGVRMPVTLVEGCTDENGKVTEKPPTEGRQVVSAQAASQTSQMLENVYTHGWLRDTWKIPGYRVAAKTGTAQVPDGQGGYQHGYLVSVSGFAPADDPKYVVSVSIMNPVKMNSSAASAPVFRDVMSQVLIKYRTVPSGAPAPELPATW; from the coding sequence GTGCGCAGAGTCATCGTCACAGGGTTCGCCCTCGTCGCCCTCGTCGGCGTCTTCCTCGTGCGCCTCGTCGACATCCAGGTCGTGCGGGCGGCCGAGTTCAACGAGCAGGCCGAAGACGTGCGGTCGCGGACGACGCCCGTGTGGGGCGAGCGCGGCGAGATCGTCGATGCGACCGGCACCGTGCTCGCCGACAGCGTCATGCGCTACGACATCGTGCTCTCTCCGAAGCAGGCGAGGTCGAAGCAATCGGGGACGCCCGAGGTCTTGACCGAGTACGCGGGCGAGCTCGGGGGAGTCCTCGGAATGAAGCCTGAGGACATCATCGGCATCATCGACTCGAAGCTCGCCGAAGACCCCGACTCCGACTACGCGTACGTCAAGAAACAGGTCGACACCGACGTGTACGAGAAGGTCAGGGCGCTCAAGGTCCCCTGGGTGTACACCGAGGAGCACCCCGGACGGCGCTACCCGAACGGCGCCGTCGCCGGCAACCTGCTCGGCTTCATGGGCGATGAGGGCGAAGCGCAGGCAGGTCTGGAGCTCGCCGAAGACCAGTGCCTCGCCGGCAGCGACGGCGAGCTCTCCCAGCTCCGGAGCCTCAGCGACTGGGTCACGATCCCCGGCAGCGAACGGGTCGTGAAGCAGGCGAAGAACGGCGGCACCCTCAAGCTCACGATCGACGCCGACCTGCAGTTCGCCGTCCAGCGCATCGCCGAGGCGCAAGTGCAGGCGACGCAGGCCGACTGGGCGACCGTGACGGTCATGGAGGCGAAGACGGGAAAGATCCTCGCGATCGCCGACGTGCCGACCGTCGACCCGAACAACCCCACCGGTGTCGACGCGGTGAACCGCGGATCGCGAGCGTTCACGGCGCCGTACGAGCCGGGCTCGACGTTCAAGGCGCTCACCGCGGCATCCGTCGTCGATGCCGGCAAGTCCGAACCCGGCGTGATCGCCGGATACCGGATCAAGCCCGACGGCGCCGACATCAACGACAGCTTCTACCACGACGACGAGCGGTACACGCTCACGGGCGTGCTCATCGACTCGTCGAACACGGGCATGTCGCTCTTCGGCGAGCGTCTGACGAGCCAGCAGCGCTACGACTACATGAAGAAGTTCGGACTCGGGGAGGCGAGCGAAGTCGGCTTCCCCGGCGAGGAGACGGGCGACCTCCACGGCGGCCCCGAACTCTGGGACTCGGAGGCGCAGACCCGATACGCGACCATGTTCGGCCAGGGCCTCACGACGACCGCCGTGCAGATCGCGAGCGTCTACCAGACCATCGCGAACGGCGGCGTGCGCATGCCCGTCACGCTCGTCGAAGGCTGCACCGACGAGAACGGCAAGGTGACCGAGAAGCCGCCGACCGAAGGGCGCCAGGTCGTGAGTGCGCAAGCCGCATCGCAGACCTCCCAGATGCTCGAGAACGTCTACACGCACGGCTGGCTCCGCGACACCTGGAAGATCCCCGGCTACCGGGTCGCCGCGAAGACCGGCACGGCGCAGGTGCCCGACGGCCAGGGCGGCTACCAGCACGGGTATCTCGTGTCGGTGTCGGGCTTCGCGCCCGCCGACGACCCGAAGTACGTGGTTTCGGTGAGCATCATGAATCCCGTTAAGATGAACTCGTCCGCCGCATCCGCCCCCGTCTTCAGAGACGTGATGAGCCAGGTGCTGATCAAGTATCGGACCGTTCCATCCGGCGCCCCGGCGCCCGAGCTGCCAGCTACCTGGTGA